One part of the Musa acuminata AAA Group cultivar baxijiao chromosome BXJ1-5, Cavendish_Baxijiao_AAA, whole genome shotgun sequence genome encodes these proteins:
- the LOC135674290 gene encoding ABC transporter G family member 11-like translates to MRGEERRSSAGQVMEDMEANMPSGNGIVVGGLSPLSETLWRDKTCTEFMGDVSARLTWKDLTVTVTLGKGETHKVLEGLTGYAEPGTLTALMGPSGSGKSTLLDALAGRLATNAFLSGAILINGRKTKLSFGAAAYVTQDDNLIGTLTVRETIWYSARLRLPDKMPREEKRALVESTIMEMGLQDCADTVIGNWHLRGVSGGEKRRVSIALEILMRPRLLFLDEPTSGLDSASAFFVTQTLRGLSRDGRTVIASIHQPSSEVFELFDSLYLLSGGRTVYFGQASEACQFFAQAGFPCPSLRNPSDHFLRCVNSDFDKVKATLKGSVKLRFERSDDPLERTTTAEAMRRLIEFYSRSQYSYAARQKVDEISRIKGTVLDSGGSQASFLMQALTLTRRSFVNMSRDFGYYWLRLLIYIVVTICIGTIYLNVGTGYSAILARGACASFVFGFVTFMSIGGFPSFVEDMKVFQRERLNGHYGVLAFVISNTLSAMPFLIMISFASGTICYFMVKLHPGFMHYLFFVLCLYASVTVVESLMMAIASVVPNFLMGIIIGAGIQGIFMLVSGYFRLPNDIPKPFWRYPMTYISFDYWSLQGQYQNDLKGLLFDNQTPDLPKIPGEYVLENVFQIDVSRSKWWDLSVLYSMVIIYRIIFFIMIKINEDVTPWIRGYIARRRMQQKTSFEWQHSSADLTNRTPSLRGYVVEADSGSSSNN, encoded by the exons atgagaggagaggagaggaggagctCGGCGGGGCAGGTGATGGAGGATATGGAGGCCAACATGCCGTCGGGAAATGGAATAGTGGTGGGGGGGCTGAGTCCGCTCAGCGAGACGCTGTGGAGAGACAAGACCTGCACAGAGTTCATGGGGGACGTGTCGGCGAGGCTCACCTGGAAGGACCTGACGGTGACGGTGACGCTCGGCAAGGGAGAGACGCACAAGGTCTTGGAGGGCTTAACTGGGTACGCCGAGCCTGGCACGCTCACTGCACTCATGGGACCCTCCGGGTCCGGCAAGTCGACGCTCCTCGACGCGCTCGCGGGCCGCCTCGCCACCAACGCCTTCCTCTCGGGAGCAATCCTTATCAATGGCCGTAAGACGAAGCTTTCATTTGGAGCTGCG GCGTATGTGACACAAGATGATAACTTGATCGGCACGCTGACGGTGAGGGAGACGATATGGTACTCGGCACGCCTCCGGCTGCCGGACAAGATGCCGAGGGAGGAGAAGCGAGCGCTGGTGGAGAGCACGATTATGGAGATGGGCCTCCAGGACTGTGCAGACACGGTGATCGGAAACTGGCATCTGCGAGGAGTAAGTGGTGGCGAGAAGAGGAGAGTCAGCATTGCTCTTGAGATCCTGATGCGACCCAGATTGCTCTTCCTCGATGAGCCTACCAGTGGCCTTGATAG TGCTTCGGCCTTCTTTGTGACGCAAACGCTACGAGGCCTGTCGAGGGACGGTCGGACTGTTATCGCCTCCATCCATCAGCCAAGCAGCGAGGTCTTCGAGCTATTCGACTCTCTGTATTTGCTATCAGGGGGCAGAACTGTTTACTTTGGGCAAGCTTCTGAGGCATGCCAG TTCTTTGCACAAGCTGGGTTCCCTTGTCCATCTCTGAGAAACCCATCAGATCATTTCCTGAGGTGCGTAAACTCAGATTTTGACAAGGTGAAAGCTACCCTGAAGGGATCAGTCAAATTGCGT TTTGAGAGAAGTGATGATCCCTTGGAGAGAACTACTACTGCCGAAGCAATGAGAAGGCTGATTGAGTTCTACAGTCGTTCCCAATACTCTTATGCAGCCAGGCAGAAAGTGGATGAGATCTCTCGAATT AAAGGCACAGTCTTGGATTCAGGGGGCAGCCAGGCAAGCTTCTTGATGCAGGCTTTGACTCTGACGAGGCGCTCATTTGTCAACATGTCGAGAGACTTTGGTTATTACTGGTTGAGGCTCCTGATTTATATTGTGGTCACCATCTGCATCGGAACTATTTACCTGAATGTCGGGACTGGATACAGTGCGATTCTG GCAAGGGGAGCATGCGCTTCTTTCGTCTTTGGCTTCGTCACATTCATGTCTATTGGAGGATTCCCATCATTTGTGGAAGATATGAAG GTTTTCCAAAGAGAGCGGCTCAACGGACATTATGGCGTGTTAGCATTTGTTATCAGCAACACACTGTCTGCAATGCCTTTTCTGATCATGATATCCTTTGCCTCTGGAACCATATGCTATTTTATGGTGAAACTTCATCCAGGTTTCATGCATTACCTGTTCTTTGTGTTGTGCCTCTACGCCAGTGTGACTGTGGTTGAGAGCTTGATGATGGCCATAGCTAGTGTCGTCCCCAATTTTCTCATGGGAATCATAATAGGAGCTGGGATTCAG GGAATTTTTATGCTAGTGTCTGGCTATTTCAGACTCCCTAATGATATTCCAAAACCATTTTGGCGCTACCCAATGACATATATCAGCTTCGATTACTGGTCACTGCAG GGCCAGTATCAAAATGACTTGAAAGGTCTTCTATTTGACAATCAGACACCAGACCTTCCAAAGATCCCTGGAGAATATGTGCTCGAGAATGTCTTCCAGATCGACGTTAGTCGCTCAAAATGGTGGGATCTATCTGTCCTCTACAGCATGGTCATAATCTACCGGATCATCTTCTTCATTATGATCAAAATCAATGAGGATGTGACCCCATGGATTAGAGGATACATTGCTAGAAGAAGGATGCAGCAGAAGACAAGTTTTGAGTGGCAACATTCTTCAGCAGACCTCACTAACAGGACACCTTCCCTCAGAGGCTATGTGGTTGAAGCAGATTCTGGTTCCAGCAGCAACAATTAG